Part of the Woronichinia naegeliana WA131 genome, GGAAGCGGTAGAAGCTTTGTCTGTAGAGGATCAAAGAGAATTAATTGAGACTCTAAATCATCGTTTTAACTTACGTCAACGTCAACAGCTTATTACAGAAGTTAAAGAAGTTCAAACTGAATATGAATTAGGTCAAGTTAAGTTTGGTTCTGTCAGCGATTTTTTAGAGGAGTTAGATAATTGAGAGAAATTGGCTGGACTCCCAAATCTTTGAGGGCTTTTAAACGTCTTGTTCGTAAAAATCCTCACTTACGCTCTTTAGTTGCTAAAACCTTACAAAAACTAACTGAAGATGCTTTTCATCCTAGCTTAAGAACCCATAAGTTAATGGGAGAATTGAGTGATATTTGGTCATGTTCTATTGATTATAACTACAGAATTTTATTTAGGTTTATAGAAGATTCGGAAAATCACTCTTCGTCAATCCTTTTGCTGAATATTGGTACTCACGATGAAGTTTATTAACAATTTTAAGAGAATAAATGGCGATCGCCTCTCTACTGGTTAAACTGATCAGCGATCATGGGGAAGGACGATAGGGCGATCGTTAGCCGCCCATTCCAAAATAACTGGATCTTTAGTATGTATCAGCCTACGTCTTGGACACGAACTAAATCCAGTTCAGGCAAACGTCTCATTAGACCACGCAATATTGCTCCGTTAAAATTTTCGTCACTTAGAAGGCGCATTTTGTCCCGATTCTTTTTGTGACTGACGAGTAAGCAAGCGTTGCCTCAGATCGACTAAGTTGTGTTTTTGGGTAAGTTGTTGTCTGAGTTGTTGAGCTTTTTGATTGCGCTGCTCTAAATAATTGTCAATTTCCTGACGATGGCTCAGATAATAAGCGATCGCACTGTATATGTCTTCTAAACTCAGAACTGAAAATTGAATAGCGATTTCTTCAGGAGTGGAGCCATTGTGGTATGTGGCGAGTAAACTATCTAAAGTCACTCGGCTCGAACCTATACGGATACCTCCCGCTTCATCCCAACGTAGAGGGGGAGAGGCCGCTTGGAATTTCGCTGGGGCGTTCATTAGGGACATATTGCACCTGAGTTGAACTGTGTAAAAATATTGTAGCAAGAAGCATTATGCTTTGTGATTTCTAATAATCTAACTCAAGATCAAATTTTGATTCCGCAAGTATTCTAACCAGACTTTACAAAAAAATCAATTAGCATCGCTTTTCTATTAGATGATTTATGGGCGATCATGGGAAAATATGGCAGGGCGATCGCGTCTCTACTGGTTAAACTGATCAGCGATCGCGATGGAAATAGAGAAGTTTGCGATCGCTCTTATCTTGACTATAATAAAATTAAACCAACCTTATTAAAAAAAGGTGTAAACTTATGCAAGCCCAGACAAAAATTGCTTATACTCCCGAAGAATATCTGGCGATCGAGATTGCCTCGGAGACAAGACATGAATATATTAACGGAGAAATTATTCCTATGACGGGCGGCACTCCAGAACATAATGAAATTGCGAGTATTCTTAATGCCATACTCAGAATTAACCTGAGAGGAAAACCCTATAGTATTTTTATCGCCGATCAAAGACTGTGGATTCCAGAAAGAAAACTTTATACTTATCCTGATGTGATGGTAATTCAACGCCCAATTCAATTGCAAACAGGTCGAAAAGATACGGTTATAAATCCTATTTTTATTGCAGAAGTGCTTTCTCAATCTACTAAAAGTTATGATAAAGATGAAAAATTTGCAGCCTACCGCACTATTTCTAGTTTTCAAGAATACCTATTGATTGATCAATACAGCCAACATATTGAACATTATTCAAAATCTAATTTTAAGCAATGGATTTTTAGTGAATATAATAACTCAGAAGATTTTATAAACCTGACATCAATTTCCTGTGAAATTTCTTTGTTAGAAGTTTATGAGGGCATTGACTTTAAAACTAACTAACTTAAATTATTTAACCGCGATCGCGTCTCTACTGGTTAAACTGATCAGCGATCGCGATGGAAATAGAGCCGTTTAGAGTACAGCTTATCCTTGAGCTTATCCTTGGTCACGGCACGGTAAGACTTCCGCCATTAGATCAGAAGATATCATCAACGAAAAATTTACAGCAAGATATTATCTGTTGTCATAAGAGTTTTTATTATTTTCTTTGTCCTTAGTTTTTAAGTACGGATGTGGGTTGAAAAAATGACTGACTGATTCCGTCCTAGTCTTTTCGCTTCTAATAATGCCTGATCTGCTTCCTCAATCAAGAGCTTAATGGAACTTTCTGGGGTCGGAATTTGAGTGCGAATGCCTAAACTAATCGTAACAACTCTAATATCAGAATCCTCCAGTTTTGAACCTTGGTGGGGAATCGCTAAGGTTTTAATCGCCAGATGGATTTTTTCGGCAACAGTGCTCGCACCGGCTAAGTCAGTGTTGGGCAAAATAACGCAAAATTCTTCCCCGCCCACACGAGCAACCAGATCCGCCGGACGTTTTAAGGTATTACGGACAGTCTGAGCAATCTTAATCAGACAAGTATCTCCTTTGGGATGACCATATAAATCATTATAGTACTTAAAGTAATCCACATCAAATAGGAGCAGTGATAAGGGGTGCTGTTCTCGATAAAGTCTTTTCCATTCCTGTCGAATGTGAATATTAAAGCAACGGCGATTAGCGATCTTAGTTAAAGGATCTTTATTAATTAATTTGAGCAATACTTGGTTGCTTCGTACAAGCTTAATTTGAGTTTTTTTCAATTTTGCTTCGGCGGCTTCGGCCTGTTCTTTGGCTGCAATCAACAAAATTTCTGCCTCTTTGCGATCGCTGATATCCTTCATCATACTGATCACACAATCATCTCCGTTTAGCCAAGTTAAAGCCGCAGAAATTAAAACGGTCTTTCTTTCCTCTGTCGCCGTCCGAATAATAATTTCAAAGTTTTGTACAATTCCTTGCTGAATTAATTGTTGTTTCAAACGATGCAAATTCTCCAAATTGTCCCAGATACTGAGTTCGATACAGGTGTGACCAAGGATTTCTTGCCTCGTTTTCCCTAAAAGTTGACACAGACTGGTATTTATATCAATTAAACGCCCTGATTCTAAATGGGCAATCCAAACAGGATCCGGACTGGTTTGAAAGATGGTGGAAAACTTTTCCTCCGATTCCCGTAGCGCGATTTCAGCCTGTTTGTGATCGCTAATATCTTTAATGTAGCCATACCAAACAGTGCTGCCATCTAGTATGCGTTGAGGAGTTGCGTAACCGATAACCCAAATAACTCGACCATCATCAAAACGAACTCGATATTCACAATGCCAGGGGGCAAGATTAGCCGCCGAGTCTAAAATAGATTGATAAACACGCTCTAGATCATCAGGATGAAGTACACTTAAAACTGGCGTGGCATCTTCTTGAACTTCCTGAGGAGTAACACCATAGATGAGTTGAATACCTTCACTTGCATAGGGAAAATGGAATGACCCATCTACCCGCATTCTAAATTGATAAATCACACCTGGCAGATGACGAGCAATTTGCCTTAAACGATATTCCGATTCCATCTGCTCCGTAATATCTTCAGAAATCCCTAGCAAATATTGAGGTTGTCCAGATTCATCTAAAATTGGAATTTTTTTAGTGTGTAAAATGCGGATGCCTTGATGTTTCGTCTGAATCGTTTCTTGAGGAATATCAACAATACTCGTTTGGGCTAAAACTTCTTTATCCTTTGCATTAAAAAAGGTAGCTTCTTCTGGTGGAAAGAAATCAAAGTCATTTTTTCCTAGTAATTCTTCTCTAGAGTAACCCAATAGCTTTTCTCCGGCTGTATTCAGACGAAGAAATCTCAATGTTTCTGCATCTTTAACAAAAACCATGTTAGGAATATTTTCAATGATCGAATTCAAAAAGTTCTGCATTTTCGCAGTTTCCATCTCTGCTCGTTTGCGATCGCTAATATCCTGGGCCGTTCCCAGGGTTTGCCATACCCGACCTTCCTCCGTGCGAGAGAAGACAAGATACCGACTTAATAACCAATGCCATTCACCCTGAGCATCCCTAACTCGATAATCTAATTCAACGACTTCATCGTGCTTTAAATTCCGAATTTTTTGCAAAGCATCATAAAGTTTGGGCAGATCGTCAGGATGGCTAATGATGTTAAATAAATCTGCTCCCATTGCTTGGATTTCGGTAGAGGAATAGCCCAAAACTTCTGCTACCGAACGATTGGCATAAACATTCCGCTCTTCAATATGGTCATAAATATATAGAAGAGTCGGGGTTGCTTCAGTAATTTGTTCAATAAATCGTTGACTTTCCCTGAGTTGAATTTCTGCATATTTGCGATCGCTAATATCGAGAACAATGCCATACCAAGCAAGTTCACCGTTATCTCGATATTCAGGGCGACAATTAATTTGTAGCCATTTCACCTGCCCACTGGGTGTAATAAAACGCAATTCATTGTTAAGGGGTAATTTATTATCTACATAATCACTAACATTAGCGAGATAATCAATAATCGTTTGTTGATAGCTGGCTACATCATCAGGATGAATTTGTTGTAAACAAAGATTGGCATCGGCGAGAGCAGCTTCTACACTAATTTCGTGAATATTGACAACAGCTGAATTGAGATACTCAAATCGCATGGAGCCATCCACTCCCTGAATCAAAATATAGATAACCCCAGGAGAAGAGTCGGCAATTTTTTGAAAGCGTTCTTCTGAGGCTCGAAGTTCCTGCTCAATTTGTTTAAGGGTTGTAATATCTCGGCCCGCTGACTGAATTTCGATTAATTGCCCTTGCTCATTAAAAATCCCCTGGTTCATCCACTGCGTCCAACCGATCTGTCCATCAGTCCTAAGATCTCGATTTTCGGCAATAAAGCTAGGATGAGCAGGCGTTAAGGTTAATAATTGGTGATGTATGGATTCTAAATCGTTGGCATCAGCAAAATCGATCCATTTCAGTCCTATAACCTCTTCTAAAGGCCGCCCTAAAGCCTTACATAACGCTTCATTGGCAAAGGTAATGGTGGTATCAGGCGAAGAGCGTAGAACAAAGTCTGCTTGAGTTTGCACTACCTTTTGATACATTGCCCTAGAATCTTGCAGCGCGTTTTCTACCTCCTCAAAGGATCGACGCATTTGAGCCGACATCTGATTAAACGAGACCGATAAACTCTTTAATTCCGCGATCGCACTATCTTCTGGTAAAGGTTTTTGCCAATCTCCCTGGGCTAACGCTTGACTCGCTCGGCTCAATCGTTGAATCGGGTGCGTAATCCAACGGGCTGTTACCACTCCTATTAGGGTAGTCGCGACTAGGGTGAGTCCAGAGAGTAAAAGAGTTCGTTCTCGATTGGATTGGATCTCTTTCATAAAATGGGCTTCGGGAACCACTGTCACGACGAGCCAATCTAAGCCATACCGATCTTGATAGGGGCTGATTCTAACCCAAAAATGGGGCAATTCAGGCAATCGCAAAAGTTGTGAGCTAGTAAAGGCTGAAGCAGGAATGGTTTTTAAACTGCCAAATTTTTGGATTAAACCCTGGGTCAGATCACGAATGATCGGGTTTGGGCTAGTTAAGGCTGATTGTCGTTGGGCCTTACCGTTGACGAGGGAAATAGAGGCATCTTTGTCTGAACTAGCAATCATTAATCCCGATCGCTCCAGAATAAAGATTTTTCCTGAGGTATGACGATTGAGGGTTTGCAAAAAATAGCTAATTTGGGAAAGTTCCAAATCAATGCCTAATACCCCCTGCAATTGTTTTTGGGCATTATAGACGGGGGTACTAGCGGAAAGGCTGATGTGATCGGGTAAGTCTGCCCAGGTATAAACATTACTCCAGATCGGTTTACCTGTTTTGACCGCATCCAGATACCAGGCTCGATTATTGGTTTGAGGATTCGCTTCGGTTCCTAATAATTTTTGGCGATCGCCGGTTTGGTTAACGGCATAAGATCGCAGGACATTCGGGTTAGAACGGGAAATTTCGGCAATTTCTAAGATATTATTTTCCCCATTTCCGGATCCAATAAACCCCCCATCGGGACTCCCAAAATTCACATAGGCAAAATCAAAGGACTTTTTCTGACGATAAAAATATTTACCCAGGGCGGAAAAATTATTCAGGTCTAAAACTCCGGCTTGGACGGCTTCCAGATTCATCTGGTTAATTTTTTGGGCATTGCCGAGATAGGTATCCAAATGTTGATTAACGCGATCGCCGATCTCTGCCATTAAGTCATTCGCTAAATGTTCTACCGCCTTTTGACCACTACGATAGGAAAAATAACCGACTAAACCGACAGCTCCCACAATTTGCACCACAAAAGGAAGGATCAACACCCAGCTTAGAGGGATGTTGGGGAATTTTGATCGCTTGGGTGAGGATGAAGACATTTAGAAATTGCGGGGCAAAAAAGACGGATATCACCGAATCAAGATATGAATCTATGGCAATAATCGTTTTAGAGTCCCCTAAAGCCCCGAACATTAGAGGATTTTTGTATTGCAATTTCTGTTACCATGGGAGGTTAGTCGGCTAAAACAGTCCTAAAGACAGCAATTCTAAAGACCAATCGACAATATGGCTCTGTTGGTTGAGTATTTTGGGGAAATTAGCCGATTGAGAGGCAAGAATGGCGGTTTAACTTTCTCTCTAATACAGAAACTTTACTTATCATACCCAAATAAATGGGAACTCTGTCATTCGTATGAAGCCTAATGATGAATAAGTAAATATTATACAGTACCTTGCAGAATACGGTTTAATTTGCCGCTCCGATAACCTTCTAGATCTAACGTGACATATAAGAAGCCAAGCTCCTGAAATTTCTGCACCACCTGGCTAAGCTCCGTTTGTTGGACAAAGGCTTGAATTTGTTCGGAAGGTAATTCAATTCTGGCGGTATCGCCTTCTGACCGCACCCGCAACTGTCGATAGCCCAAGGTTCTCAGATAAATTTCTGCCCGTCCGACCCGTTGTAGTTTAATCAGGTTAATTTCCTCGCCATAGGGAAAACGAGAACTGAGACAGGGTTGGGCCGGTTTATCCCACCAAGGCAAACCTAATAATTGAGATAACTCTCGCACTTCTAATTTACTTAACCCAATTTCGGCCAACGGCGATCGCACTCCCCGTTCCTGGGCCGCCTGAATGCCTGGTCGATAGTCCTGTAAATCATCGCCATTAACGCCATCGATCACATAGGGATAACCCCGCTCTAGGGCTAAGGGTTTAAGGGTATCATGCAGTTCACTTTTGCAAAAATAGCAACGATTCACGGGATTGCTAGTATAGTTAGGATTCAGCATTTCCTGAGTTTCTACCCATTCCTGGGCAATGCCGATCCATTCCGCCTGATCATTGGCTTCCTCTAATTCCTCTGGTAACAATGACGGAGAAATAGCTGTCACCGCCAGGGCGCGATCGCCCAGCACATCGTAGGCCACCTTGGCTACTAAAGCACTATCCACCCCGCCCGAATAGGCAATTAAGGCACAGTCCATCTCCCGAAAAATGGATTGCAATTGTTGTAAGCGTTCCCTGAGCATTTGGTTATCAAACTCCTGATTGTGACTAAATCGGTAGATGTAAGATAAAACAACTACCCTTCCCTTCCTCTGACACTAACGTAATATCGCCTCCATGTAATTGAGCTAACTTTTTAGAAACGGCCAACCCTAGCCCCGTTCCCTTCTGTTTACGGCTTAGGGAGTTATAAATTTGTTTAAAGGGTTGAAATAACAGTAATTGATCCTCTGGCTTAATGCCGATACCAGTATCAATCACCGAAAAGGTTAACTTATTAGAATATCGTTCTACCTTAAGAGTAACAGAGCCGCGCTCAGTAAATTTAATCGCATTGGATAGTAAATTGAGGAGAATCTGTTTTAGACGTTTTTGGTCGGTCATACAAACATCCACATCCTGAGCAATCTCCAAATTGAGATCTATACCCTGTTCCCTCGCCTTGCTTTGCACAATCGATAAAGAGGAAAGACAAATATCCTCTACTGCCACCATTTCTAAAAATAGCTCCTCGCGATGGGCGTCTAATTTAGAGAGATCCAAAAAATCATTCACTAAAGATAATAAATGTTCTCCTGAATTGACAATCCCTTGGATATACTGCTTTTGCTTCTCATTGAGAGGGCCATAAAGTTCCTCCCGTAGCATTCGGGAAAATCCTAAAATTCCTGTGAGAGGTGTTCGTAGCTCATGGTGAATATGAGACAGAGTTTCGCTATTGCTCTGGTGAAAAGCTTCTATCGTTTCCTGATGAAGGGTTAATTCTTGCAGTTTTCGGTGACACTTAAGGGTTTGATAAAGTAAAGCCAATCTTCCACAGATCTGTTCTAATAGTTGAATTTCTTGAGGCGTAAAATTGCGATTAGAATGGGACGTTTTTAAGACCAAATTGGCGACCAATTCTTCTCTAACCACAATAGGCAAGTTGAGCATGGAATTAATGGCACAGCCTGACTCATTGTACCATTCTCCCAAAACCTGATCGGGCTTTTCTTGATCTAATAGAGCAGTATAATCTACCTCAAAGTATTTACCAATTAACCCTAAAATCTTAACGACAATGGCGGGTATATCAAGATTGATATTGAGGGTCTGGGTAATCATTTCTAGCAAATCTCCCCGCAACTGGAGTGGATATTCATTGGCCAGAAAATGATGGATCCAATGCTGACTGCAAGCGTATTGTTCAACAAGTTTTCTTAGTAACTTAATGTCTCTTTCTTCCCCAAAATCATTATCGTCCGAAGAATGAAGATAAATTCCCCCTAAGTACTGCTGCTGATAAAGACATGGCAGGAAAAGATGGGAATAATGTTGGGAAATTGCTTCATTAAGGACAAAAGCTTGACTGTGATCCTGCTGATTACAGCCGAGAAGAATCCCTTGACTGAATAAGGGTTGTTTGGATTCAATAATATTTTGACAAAAAATTAATAATTGCTCTGGTGGTGATGAAGGAAAATTAAAACCATAGAGACGGAGCGTATGATTAGGATGGAATTCCCAGAAAAAGCAACCCTTAGTACCAACTACGATCCGTAGCAACTCAACGGTTTTCAGTCGCATTTCTTGAGTGGCATCTCTGGTGTCTGTGCTTTCTCCCCAAGATGCTGAAAGATTCAGTTTTGGTTGTGGTTGTGTAGAAAACACTGAGGTCTGACTCAAAATGAAAGTTTAACTAAAAACATTATATTTCGACTTTATATTATCGAGTTTACTGTTAAAAAGCAAAGAGAAGGGGAGTTGATGCAGGGCAAACGCATCTTATCCGAGTAACACCTTAAGGAGATAGTTCTCGTCCCAACCAGCGCGTAGCCGTTGATTCTTGATACCAAGTTTCAGAGTATTTTCCTTTGTGAGCAAGTTAAGAGCGATATGGCGTAAGACGGCTAAATTCTCAGGAGCAAAATCCTTACGAATGCGACAAGCATCCTCATTGAAGGCCAAGTCTAGAACCCAATGTAAAGAGTTTTCTATCAACCAATGACTACGAACAGATTGGGATAATTTTTGAGCATTACTCGGCAGGCTACTGATATAGCGGGTCTCATACTCTGTTTTGCCCTTTAATCGTCTCTCCGCTTGAATCATACAGATGCTCGTCAACTTTGCCCATTTTTCCCCACCCAGCAAAAATTCTGTTTGTTCCATCGTCCAGCAACGGCGAATTTCAATCCGTCCATGTCCCTTGTCTATTGTTTGATGGAAATCATGCTTAATTCCCACAAAATTAATCGCTTGAGCATGAGCGAATAATTGCTCAACATCCTCACATAGATTACCTTGATTGCCTTTTAGTGCCAGAACATAATCTCCTCCTCGCTCTACTATCTGTTGGGCAATCTGAGGTGGCCCCAATAGACTGAACAAAAATAGCGGGGAGTAAAGCTCTGAAGTTAACGGACTCCCTAAGAGATAGCCATAAAATAAATGATCCGATAGAATAGCAAAAGACAGTTTTAACAAAAAGGTAAATTGTATGCTGAAAAAATCAGTACCGGAAATCAGTGAAGACCTAAAATCGCTGTACATCGAAACAGCCAAAAAACTAAAAGGTAGCGACAGGAGACAATTCATGGCACAGGTTGTACAAGGGTTTGGGAATAGGGGGACAAACCTTCGCAGAACGCGAATTAGGGTGGAATAGACGAACAATCCGCAAAGGAACAGAAGAATTAACGAGTGGTCAAGCATTCATAGATGGTCGCAGCCGTAGTGGGCGCAAAAAAAAAGAAACAAAATTACCGAATATCTTAGAAGATATAAAGTCGATAGTGGAGCCGAAAAGTCAAACAGACCCAAGTTTTAAAAGTACGCGATTATATACGAGAATAACAAGTGAAGAGGTGCGTAGGCAACTGATTGTACAATCAGGTTATCAAGAGGAAGAACTACCATTATCGGAAACAATCAGAAGAAAATTGAATGATTTGGGGTATAGCTTAAAAAGAGTATTAAAAAGCAAACCGAAAAAAAGATAGCAGAAACGGAAGCTATTTTTGAACAAATCGAAAAAATCAACAGGGAAGCAGATGAAGACCCAAAGACATTGCGTAAGCTGTCATCAGTTTAACTTGCAATAATACTTGAGCCCTTGTTTTTGATTTTACGTCCCCAACATATTGTCAATCCACCTTCATTAAGAAGTTTATGGATGAGAGATTCTAATTCTTCAATTGATTTGAATAATTTATTTGCAATATATTCTTTTGCTGAATGCCATACCAATTCCATTAAATTATAATCGGGACTATAGGGGGGTAAAAACTCCAAAATAATGTTTGGCATTTCTTCCGTGCTCTCGTCTAGAATTTCTTGCTTTTTGTGGAAGCTCGCATTATCTAAAATAATCACAATCTTCGGACCATTCTTTTCAAAGTCTTCTTTTTTATTTCCTTGTTCTATCCATTCTCTTTGTATGTCTTTGTAAAATTTTAATAATACACTCTTGAAGTTCTGAGAGCTACCAGTGGGAATCAAATCAACCCACCGTTTTTTGTCAGTATATCTAATACCACCCATTACATTGACTCTTCCTTTTCTTCTATCTCCCCTCACTTTTTTACGCTTTCCTTTTTTTGTCCAATGTTTTCTCCGTATTACTCTTAAGCTGAAGCCACTTTCATCCCAAAACCATATCTGGATTGATTCTGGCTTTTCTTTCAAAAGCTTCTTGTACTCTTCAACTTTCTTTCTAAATTCCTCTCTTTTTTGCTCATCTTTTTTATCTTCTAGACTATATTTTGCCCAGATGTAGACAAATCGCTTTGTAATTAGTCACCGCAATAAAGAAGGAAATTATTGAGAATGAGAAGCAAATGAAAAAAGTAAAGAATAATGAAGAAAGGAAAGGCGGTTAAAGAGATAGGTTAGAATAGGGAGACTATGAAAAAACTAGACCCAGTTCCAGACTTAAACCAAGAAGAAGTGAAAATGCCATGGCAAAAAGAAGTGGCAAAAGATTGGTATGAAGATTATCAGAAAGAAAAAGAAGAGAACGAAAAGCTGAGAAAAGAATTGGTAGAGTTAAAGAAAGAGATAGAAAAGTTGAAAGAAAAGCTGAAAAAGCTTAACCAAAGAACGAGTGAAAATAGCTCTCAGCCCCCAAGCAGTGACGGTTACAAAAAGAAAGTCGCCAAAACCTTCGGTCAAAAAGGAAAAAAAAGAGGTCCAAAGTACGACCATGTGGGTAAAACCAGAAACGGGTTTGGTCGGGTAGATGAAATAGTAGATTTAAGGATGGAAAAATGCCCAAAATGTGGTGCGTCAGTGGAAAAGCAAAAGGAGACTATCATCAAAAAAAATCAAATAGCTGAATTAGTCAGTAAACCAGTAGAGGTAAGGGAATATGTTAGGGAAAAGTATCAATGCTCAAAATGTGATTGGGAAGGTTATGCCCCACTTCCTTTGGGATGTCGTGAAGATTTTAGCTACGGTGCAACCTTATCCAGCTTAGTGGGATGGCTGGGATATGGGGGAAATTTGACTTGGCTAAAACAACGATACTTGGTAGAAACGGTCTTTGGCATTCCTCTGTCTCAAGGGAGTTTAGCTAAAATGCACCGATGGTTTTGCGAAAGCTTGTATCCTAGTTATGAACAGTGGTGGACTTACATACAGGAGCCTGGAGTCCGTTGTGTGGACGAAACCAGCTATCGCGTCAATGGGGTTAACTATTGGATGTGGGTGGCTACTTCCTCCTCTGTTTGTGTTTTGTTTCTGGCTCCCAGCCGGAGTTCCGATGAGGTTCATTCCCTATTAGGTAAAGATTTTCATGGGCTTCTCAGTACGGACTGTTGGGGGGCTTACCATCGCCAAAATGCCCAGCATAAACAGAAATGTCTGGCTCATATTGGGCGGGAATTGAAGGCCTTGGAAACTTCCCACTTTTCTGAAAATAAACTTTTTGCTCAGAGAGTTTTTCCTATTCTAGAGCAAGCTCGTCAATCCCATCGAGATTATCATCAAGGCAAACTGAGCTTAGAAGCTTTACAACAACAGCGACCCCTAGTAGAAGCTCAACTTCAAGAGGTTCTGGATAATCCGCCGCCCACGGGATGGGCAAGTGATTCCCAATTGTTATCTAATCGCTTTCGACGTTATTGGCATGATTGGTTTACTTTTCTTACTTTTCCTGAAGTTAAACCTGATAACAATGATGCCGAGAGAGCCTTGCGTCCTGTTGTTATTCATCGTGGGTGCGACCTTTAGTTGATAAAAGCTGTTGTAATCAGGGTTCTACAGGGAACCCATATTGATCAAGTTTTGCCCAAAATTGACTCCATCGTTCCTTGGTCAATACCAAAGCTCGTAGGCTCAAAATAATTCCTGCTCCTTTTTCCTTCCATCGCATCCCTGAACAACATAATCGTTGTTTGACCAACGTCTTACAAGCTGCTTCCGTAACACCTGAACCAATCGGATACTTTTTCTCTAAGTATTCAGCATAATCCATTTGATGCTGATGATTCTCGTAATAAGTAATCGCCGCTTGTAGTTTCTCGGTAAGATTCTTAGAATGACTTTTTTCTTCTTTGACTTCTTTCATCAGATTTAGCAGTTCTCCTGCTTTTCC contains:
- a CDS encoding ISAs1 family transposase, which produces MGPPQIAQQIVERGGDYVLALKGNQGNLCEDVEQLFAHAQAINFVGIKHDFHQTIDKGHGRIEIRRCWTMEQTEFLLGGEKWAKLTSICMIQAERRLKGKTEYETRYISSLPSNAQKLSQSVRSHWLIENSLHWVLDLAFNEDACRIRKDFAPENLAVLRHIALNLLTKENTLKLGIKNQRLRAGWDENYLLKVLLG